In one Brevibacillus composti genomic region, the following are encoded:
- a CDS encoding metal-dependent hydrolase, with product MDTATHFAMGFGLAGLAHLDPVVASTPGLAEAVMVGTVIGSQAPDLDGFTRFRGSATYIRNHRGVSHSIPALAVWTAAIFAFVQAISPQVHWLHLLGWIFAAVCLHVFVDLFNAYGTKGFYPFRDTWISWNVIFIFDPFIFAAHLVGLMLWGAGADPGQVFMWVYLSLIPYYFWRWQAHKKTVETVRRSVSKDGTYTVVPTLSWNLWTFVVKTDQHWYVGEVHGGEVSILDVFSIKPENDLIAAAKADHKVQSFLSFTRYAHVEAKEQPFGYEVRWFDLRYRARFPGKSHYMFVAVVYLDKERNIRDSFVGWIHRGEEQLAKKLDPEKEIQMS from the coding sequence ATGGATACAGCGACACACTTTGCTATGGGCTTCGGGTTAGCAGGGCTCGCCCATCTCGACCCGGTTGTGGCCTCTACACCAGGATTAGCCGAAGCCGTCATGGTCGGAACCGTAATCGGTTCGCAAGCACCTGATCTGGACGGATTTACCCGCTTTCGCGGAAGCGCCACCTACATCCGGAACCATCGCGGGGTCTCCCACTCGATTCCGGCCCTGGCCGTCTGGACGGCCGCTATCTTTGCGTTCGTGCAGGCGATCTCCCCGCAGGTGCACTGGCTGCATCTGCTCGGCTGGATTTTTGCAGCCGTCTGTTTGCATGTCTTCGTCGACCTCTTCAACGCCTATGGCACAAAGGGCTTTTACCCCTTTCGCGACACGTGGATTTCCTGGAATGTGATCTTCATTTTCGACCCGTTTATTTTTGCCGCCCATCTCGTCGGTCTGATGCTGTGGGGGGCAGGCGCGGACCCCGGCCAGGTCTTCATGTGGGTCTATCTCTCTTTAATTCCGTACTATTTCTGGCGCTGGCAGGCGCATAAAAAGACCGTCGAAACGGTGCGCCGCTCCGTCAGCAAAGACGGCACCTACACCGTGGTTCCCACGCTTTCCTGGAACCTGTGGACCTTTGTGGTAAAGACGGATCAGCACTGGTACGTCGGCGAAGTACACGGCGGCGAGGTAAGCATCCTGGATGTCTTTTCGATCAAGCCGGAAAACGACCTGATCGCCGCGGCCAAAGCCGACCACAAGGTGCAATCCTTCCTCTCCTTTACGCGGTATGCGCACGTCGAAGCCAAGGAACAGCCGTTCGGCTACGAAGTCAGATGGTTTGACTTGCGCTATCGGGCCCGCTTTCCGGGGAAAAGCCACTACATGTTTGTCGCGGTCGTCTATCTGGATAAAGAGCGGAATATCCGCGACTCGTTTGTGGGCTGGATTCACCGGGGAGAAGAGCAGCTGGCGAAAAAGCTGGACCCCGAAAAAGAAATTCAAATGTCCTGA
- a CDS encoding pyridoxamine 5'-phosphate oxidase family protein has product MFPIRYSKRTITDEAQIDAFLKHARVGHLGLSDGSEPYVVPLNFSWLNGCLYFHGADSGRKVDLIGQNNRVCFCVTDEYGTIADPVPAMTDTAYMSAMVFGTVERVEQPEEMRDALQAMLDKYVPGYYPEPLSLQHVIKYRSSMGSAAAVFRIKPESITAKGNPPSETHSFYPGRTLHMDIG; this is encoded by the coding sequence TTGTTTCCGATCCGCTATTCCAAGCGCACCATCACGGACGAAGCGCAAATCGACGCGTTTCTCAAACATGCCAGAGTCGGCCACCTCGGCCTCTCTGACGGGAGCGAGCCCTACGTGGTTCCGCTTAATTTCAGCTGGCTGAACGGCTGTCTCTATTTTCACGGCGCCGACTCGGGCCGAAAGGTCGACCTGATCGGCCAAAACAACCGCGTCTGCTTCTGCGTGACCGACGAGTACGGCACGATCGCCGATCCGGTGCCCGCCATGACCGATACGGCCTACATGAGCGCGATGGTGTTCGGCACCGTCGAGCGGGTGGAGCAGCCCGAAGAGATGCGGGATGCGCTGCAAGCCATGCTGGACAAGTACGTGCCGGGCTATTATCCGGAGCCGCTCTCCCTGCAGCATGTGATCAAATACCGCTCCTCCATGGGCAGCGCCGCTGCCGTTTTTCGCATCAAGCCCGAATCTATCACGGCAAAGGGAAATCCTCCGTCGGAAACGCACAGCTTCTATCCCGGGCGGACTCTGCACATGGACATCGGATAA
- a CDS encoding carboxymuconolactone decarboxylase family protein, with protein sequence MKRRLVHHQANPQAFQAMLQLEKFVRTSGLDDRLLELIKIRASQLNGCAYCLDMHTREAREKGESEQRLYLLNAWREAAMYTDAERAALALAEAVTLIAKEGVPEAVFEEVRKHFSEAEIVSLLMAINTINAWNRLAIATGMSAPADLPAR encoded by the coding sequence ATGAAACGGAGATTGGTGCATCACCAGGCAAACCCCCAAGCATTTCAGGCCATGCTGCAGCTGGAAAAGTTCGTGCGCACAAGCGGGCTGGACGACAGGCTTTTGGAGCTGATAAAAATCAGAGCGTCCCAGTTGAATGGCTGCGCCTATTGCCTCGACATGCACACCCGGGAGGCGAGGGAAAAAGGGGAGAGCGAACAGCGCCTCTACCTGCTCAATGCCTGGAGAGAGGCGGCGATGTATACTGATGCCGAGCGGGCTGCGCTGGCGCTGGCCGAAGCGGTGACCCTGATCGCCAAGGAAGGTGTGCCTGAGGCGGTTTTCGAAGAGGTGCGCAAGCATTTTAGCGAGGCAGAGATCGTCTCCTTGCTTATGGCGATCAATACGATCAATGCCTGGAACCGTCTGGCGATTGCCACCGGGATGAGCGCCCCGGCCGACCTGCCGGCCCGGTAA
- a CDS encoding dioxygenase family protein, with the protein MTMPSLFLAHGAPLLAIEKNEYTEALRQLAEELPRPKAILIFSAHWESRTQAVGTTESHATIHDFGGFPRELYEIQYPAKGDPKLAEEVMGLLEAAGIEAQADPVRGLDHGAWVVLRQMYPAADIPVVSLSVNPSLMPAEQYAIGAALQSLRDQDILIIGSGGTVHNFAYINMRSNENAGDAWAVQFEEWIREKAEAWDMDALFRYETEAPYVRQAVPVHGNEHFVPLFYAMGAADAAKTASRKHISFRYGSLSHVIWEFGKN; encoded by the coding sequence ATGACCATGCCATCCCTTTTTCTCGCTCACGGCGCACCATTGCTGGCGATTGAGAAAAATGAGTATACCGAAGCGCTGCGGCAATTGGCGGAAGAATTGCCGCGTCCCAAAGCCATCCTGATTTTTTCCGCTCACTGGGAAAGCCGCACGCAGGCGGTCGGCACGACGGAAAGTCACGCTACCATTCATGATTTCGGCGGCTTTCCGCGCGAACTGTACGAGATCCAGTATCCGGCCAAAGGCGACCCGAAGCTGGCGGAAGAGGTCATGGGGCTGCTGGAGGCGGCAGGAATAGAGGCTCAGGCGGATCCGGTACGCGGTCTCGATCACGGGGCTTGGGTCGTCCTGCGGCAGATGTATCCCGCGGCCGATATCCCGGTGGTATCGCTCTCCGTCAATCCCTCGCTGATGCCTGCCGAGCAGTACGCGATCGGAGCAGCCCTGCAATCGCTGCGGGACCAAGACATCCTGATCATCGGCAGCGGCGGGACCGTGCATAATTTTGCTTACATCAACATGCGCTCGAATGAAAATGCGGGGGACGCCTGGGCCGTGCAATTTGAAGAGTGGATCCGGGAAAAGGCGGAGGCCTGGGACATGGATGCGCTGTTCCGCTATGAGACGGAGGCTCCATACGTCCGCCAAGCGGTGCCTGTGCACGGAAACGAGCATTTCGTCCCGCTCTTTTACGCCATGGGCGCGGCCGATGCGGCGAAAACGGCCAGCCGGAAGCATATCAGCTTTCGCTATGGCAGTCTGAGTCATGTCATCTGGGAGTTTGGCAAAAACTGA